From Hymenobacter sedentarius, a single genomic window includes:
- a CDS encoding PAS domain-containing sensor histidine kinase, whose translation MPKLPDPTLATQAQQRLRNWAAQPRVEELTAKLKDAGTSPEVQRLVQELQVHQIELEMQNEELLAAQAAAETARLAAEASRAQYAELYDFAPAALFSLRPDGRIAQLNDRACRLLGTTAARLTDRRFLLFVSPKSRDDFRAFFDNVLQNRQRHTAELHLQTSAGADFVAHLEGTAATSAAGGPIAQLAVVDVTALSQAVERRQRSDEQLQLALAASGTGVWVWTLATNLLEWDARAQRCFGRPHDPAPTSFSVLQSAVHPDDVVAVQRALQATVQHGHPLDLQLRVNWPDATVHYLSAHGKVQYDAQGKPESLVGLVRDETGRCAVEEELDYRNRQVQQLLDNLPMLFARLSPAGEYLEVAGAGLRRIGVESKDLVGQSVFKTSPTLSEPLRRLLAGEPVNFVGNVEVKGEQLYFQNYGFFDQQRRQAVLFAIDVTESEQMKKQLLEEQQFTKSLLNHSLDGVAAFDPAGRLTAWNRAMEALTGRAEADAIGQDVFACLPFDRSSAPGRIVDHLLHGAHRPHFHQPFKQTAPDRDFELTAISLNPDGGGLLMLHDVTERNRLHAAAANFRSQQQRETFRMVLLAQEIERKRISEALHNGVGQLLYATKLHLEESADAPSATGAALALLEEAIKATRSVSFELTPSILEDFGLAVALQKLCKNIPPDKLRLHLYLSGLEQPLPLVLTVAIYRMVQELLSNVMKHARAEEATLHVVHENHQVNISMEDNGSGFDVATTVGMGKGIGLTSLYNRAALLGGQFELVSRRGRGTIATITLPVVEEMPEPTVSEAAGEAPTPAE comes from the coding sequence ATGCCAAAACTACCCGACCCCACGCTGGCAACCCAGGCCCAACAGCGCCTGCGCAACTGGGCCGCCCAGCCCCGCGTGGAGGAACTAACCGCCAAGCTCAAGGACGCCGGAACATCGCCCGAAGTGCAGCGCCTGGTGCAGGAGCTGCAAGTGCACCAGATTGAGCTGGAAATGCAGAACGAGGAGCTGCTGGCCGCCCAGGCCGCCGCCGAAACCGCGCGGCTGGCCGCCGAGGCGTCGCGGGCGCAATACGCCGAGCTCTACGACTTTGCGCCGGCCGCGCTGTTTTCGCTGCGGCCCGATGGCCGCATTGCGCAGCTCAACGACCGCGCATGTCGCCTGCTGGGCACCACGGCCGCGCGCCTCACCGACCGGCGCTTCCTGCTGTTTGTGAGCCCGAAAAGCCGCGACGACTTCCGGGCTTTCTTTGATAACGTCTTGCAAAACCGGCAGCGGCACACCGCCGAGCTGCACCTGCAAACCTCGGCCGGGGCCGACTTTGTGGCGCACTTGGAAGGCACGGCCGCCACCTCGGCCGCGGGCGGGCCCATTGCGCAGCTCGCCGTGGTAGACGTGACGGCCCTGAGCCAGGCGGTGGAGCGGCGGCAGCGCAGCGACGAGCAGCTGCAGCTGGCCCTGGCCGCCTCCGGCACCGGCGTCTGGGTCTGGACGCTGGCCACCAACCTGCTGGAGTGGGACGCCCGGGCCCAGCGCTGCTTTGGCCGGCCCCACGACCCGGCGCCCACTTCGTTTTCGGTGCTGCAAAGCGCCGTGCACCCCGACGATGTGGTGGCCGTGCAGCGGGCCCTGCAAGCCACCGTGCAACACGGCCACCCGCTCGACCTGCAGCTGCGCGTGAACTGGCCTGACGCCACTGTGCACTACCTGTCGGCCCACGGCAAGGTGCAGTACGACGCTCAGGGCAAACCCGAAAGCCTCGTGGGGCTGGTGCGCGACGAGACCGGCCGGTGCGCCGTGGAAGAAGAGCTGGACTACCGCAACCGCCAGGTGCAGCAGCTGCTCGACAACCTGCCCATGCTGTTTGCGCGCCTCTCGCCCGCGGGCGAGTACCTGGAGGTGGCCGGCGCCGGCCTGCGGCGCATCGGGGTCGAAAGCAAGGACCTGGTGGGCCAGTCCGTCTTCAAGACCTCTCCCACGCTCTCCGAACCCCTACGGCGCCTGCTGGCGGGCGAGCCGGTCAACTTCGTGGGCAACGTCGAGGTCAAGGGCGAGCAGCTGTATTTCCAGAACTACGGCTTTTTTGACCAGCAGCGCCGCCAGGCCGTCCTCTTCGCCATCGACGTAACGGAGTCGGAGCAAATGAAGAAGCAACTGCTCGAGGAGCAGCAATTCACCAAAAGCCTGCTCAACCACTCCCTGGACGGGGTGGCGGCCTTCGACCCCGCCGGCCGCCTCACGGCCTGGAACCGCGCCATGGAAGCCCTCACCGGCCGGGCCGAAGCCGACGCCATCGGCCAGGACGTATTTGCCTGCCTGCCGTTTGACCGCAGCTCGGCGCCGGGCCGCATCGTCGACCATTTGCTGCACGGGGCGCACCGCCCGCACTTCCACCAGCCCTTCAAGCAGACCGCGCCCGACCGTGACTTTGAGCTGACGGCCATCTCGCTGAACCCCGACGGGGGCGGCCTGCTCATGCTGCACGACGTGACCGAGCGCAACCGCCTGCACGCGGCCGCCGCCAATTTCCGGTCCCAGCAGCAGCGCGAAACCTTCCGGATGGTGCTGCTGGCGCAGGAAATCGAGCGCAAGCGCATTTCCGAAGCCCTGCACAACGGCGTGGGCCAGTTGCTCTACGCCACCAAGCTACACCTGGAGGAAAGCGCCGATGCGCCCTCGGCTACCGGTGCCGCCCTCGCCCTGCTGGAAGAGGCCATTAAAGCCACGCGCAGCGTGTCGTTTGAGCTCACCCCGAGCATTCTGGAAGATTTTGGGCTGGCTGTGGCGCTGCAAAAGCTGTGCAAAAACATTCCGCCCGACAAGCTGCGCCTGCATCTCTACCTTTCCGGCCTGGAGCAGCCCCTGCCGCTGGTGCTCACCGTGGCCATCTACCGCATGGTGCAGGAGCTGCTGAGCAACGTGATGAAGCACGCCCGCGCCGAAGAAGCCACCCTGCACGTGGTGCACGAGAACCACCAGGTCAACATCAGCATGGAGGACAACGGGTCTGGTTTCGACGTGGCCACCACCGTGGGCATGGGCAAGGGCATTGGGCTCACCAGCCTCTACAACCGCGCCGCGCTGCTGGGCGGGCAGTTTGAGCTGGTATCGCGCCGGGGACGCGGCACCATTGCCACTATCACGCTGCCGGTGGTGGAAGAAATGCCCGAGCCCACGGTTTCGGAAGCGGCCGGGGAGGCCCCCACGCCCGCGGAATAG
- a CDS encoding cytidylyltransferase domain-containing protein: protein MSLPKIVTVVQARMGSSRLPGKVLLPLAGQPLLARMVARVQRAQLAGTVVVATTTEATDDAVAECCATHGLACFRGDALDLLDRHYQAARHYGADVVLKIPSDCPLIDPAIIDEVVGFYLHFSDRYDFVSNLHPATFPDGNDVEVMPFAALETAWREAQRPLEREHTTPFFWENPDRFRVGNVAWDTGQDFSMTHRWTIDYPEDYAFISAVYDALYPTIPAFGLDDILNLISKRPEIAQLNAHLAGVNWYRNHLDELKTVDASQTRTL from the coding sequence ATGTCGTTGCCCAAAATCGTCACTGTAGTGCAAGCCCGCATGGGCTCCTCGCGCCTACCCGGCAAGGTGCTGCTGCCGCTAGCCGGCCAGCCGCTGCTGGCGCGCATGGTAGCGCGGGTGCAGCGCGCCCAACTGGCTGGCACCGTGGTAGTGGCCACCACCACCGAAGCCACCGATGACGCCGTGGCCGAATGCTGCGCCACGCACGGCCTGGCCTGTTTCCGCGGCGACGCCCTCGATTTGCTCGACCGCCACTACCAGGCGGCCCGCCACTACGGCGCCGACGTGGTACTAAAAATCCCCTCCGACTGCCCGCTCATCGACCCGGCCATTATTGATGAGGTGGTGGGGTTTTACCTGCATTTCTCCGACCGCTACGACTTTGTGAGCAACCTCCACCCTGCCACCTTTCCCGATGGCAACGACGTGGAAGTAATGCCCTTTGCCGCGCTGGAAACAGCCTGGCGTGAGGCCCAACGGCCGCTGGAGCGCGAGCACACCACGCCCTTTTTCTGGGAAAACCCCGACCGGTTTCGGGTGGGCAACGTGGCCTGGGATACTGGCCAGGACTTCTCAATGACGCACCGGTGGACCATCGACTACCCGGAAGACTACGCCTTTATCAGCGCCGTCTACGACGCCTTGTACCCCACCATTCCCGCCTTTGGGCTGGATGACATCCTGAATCTGATTTCCAAGCGCCCCGAAATAGCTCAGCTCAACGCCCACCTGGCGGGCGTGAACTGGTACCGCAACCACCTCGACGAGCTAAAAACCGTGGACGCATCGCAAACCAGAACCTTGTAG
- a CDS encoding sce7726 family protein — MNDPEIRALLYPLLTGGVYVDELPTGTTRADVVHITPAFMHGYEVKGDGDTLQRVANQLRCYGEVYDFVTFVVTEKHLLKLLPLLPDWVGVLVASAGGLRPHRAAGYNATVERAPIAGLLLLEEVKQFLMARGLAGASTLRSREVGHYLRTTHTVPLSCLAQYVRDRLIARLPERLLMRAERKAERERLPPRKKKAKRKKPAPRKKALAA, encoded by the coding sequence ATGAACGACCCGGAAATCCGCGCCCTGCTCTACCCGCTGCTCACGGGCGGCGTGTACGTCGACGAGCTGCCCACCGGCACCACCCGCGCCGACGTGGTGCACATCACGCCCGCCTTCATGCACGGCTACGAGGTGAAGGGCGACGGCGACACCCTGCAGCGCGTGGCCAACCAGCTGCGCTGCTACGGCGAGGTCTACGATTTCGTGACCTTCGTGGTGACCGAAAAGCACCTGCTCAAGCTGCTGCCCCTGCTGCCCGACTGGGTGGGCGTGCTGGTGGCCTCGGCCGGGGGCCTGCGCCCCCACCGCGCCGCCGGCTACAACGCCACCGTGGAGCGCGCGCCCATTGCGGGCCTGCTGCTGCTGGAAGAAGTAAAGCAGTTTCTGATGGCCCGGGGCCTGGCCGGCGCGAGCACGCTGCGGAGCCGGGAAGTGGGCCACTACCTGCGCACCACCCACACGGTGCCGCTGTCCTGCCTGGCCCAGTACGTGCGCGACCGGCTCATTGCCCGCCTGCCCGAGCGCCTACTCATGCGGGCCGAGCGCAAGGCCGAGCGGGAACGGCTGCCGCCGCGCAAGAAAAAGGCCAAGCGCAAGAAGCCGGCCCCGCGCAAAAAAGCCCTGGCCGCGTAG
- a CDS encoding transketolase, giving the protein MTDQKRQELEALALRVREHIVRLSTDGGCFTGASLSCADLLVYLYADCLNVHPDNLQDPTRDYLFLSKGHDVPALYGTFVELGFLDKERLARHLCTDDHIYWHPNRNVPGVEFHSGSLGHLPSVALGVALDCRMRGQDNKVIVITGDGELNEGSVWEALLVASAHQVNNLTLVVDRNQFQANVATEDLIPLEPLGPKFEAFGCAVRRINGHNFNQLEEAFSALPFSDTKPSVIICDTVRGRGLPSIEARADRWFCNFSAEEVEALLRELHGETPVALRSETLTVR; this is encoded by the coding sequence ATGACCGACCAAAAACGCCAAGAACTCGAAGCCCTGGCCCTGCGCGTGCGCGAGCACATCGTGCGCCTGAGCACCGACGGCGGCTGTTTCACGGGTGCCTCCCTCTCCTGCGCCGACCTGCTGGTCTATCTCTACGCCGACTGCCTCAACGTGCACCCCGACAACCTGCAGGACCCCACGCGCGACTACCTGTTCCTCTCGAAAGGCCACGACGTGCCGGCGCTCTATGGCACCTTCGTGGAGCTGGGCTTCCTGGACAAGGAACGCCTGGCCCGGCACCTCTGCACCGACGACCACATTTACTGGCACCCCAACCGCAATGTGCCGGGCGTGGAATTCCACTCGGGCTCGCTGGGCCACTTGCCCAGCGTGGCCCTGGGCGTGGCCCTCGACTGCCGGATGCGCGGCCAAGACAACAAGGTCATTGTAATCACCGGCGACGGCGAGTTGAACGAGGGCTCAGTATGGGAGGCGCTGCTCGTGGCCAGTGCCCACCAGGTCAACAACCTCACGCTGGTGGTCGACCGCAACCAGTTTCAGGCCAATGTGGCCACCGAAGACCTGATACCGCTGGAGCCCCTGGGGCCCAAGTTCGAAGCCTTCGGCTGCGCCGTGCGCCGCATCAATGGCCACAATTTCAACCAGCTAGAGGAAGCTTTTTCGGCATTGCCCTTTTCGGACACGAAACCCAGCGTCATCATCTGCGACACGGTGCGCGGCCGCGGCCTCCCCAGCATCGAAGCGCGGGCCGACCGTTGGTTCTGCAATTTTTCGGCGGAGGAAGTGGAGGCATTGCTGCGGGAGCTGCACGGCGAAACGCCCGTAGCCCTGCGCTCCGAAACGCTGACCGTACGATAA
- a CDS encoding OmpA family protein — translation MKNNVVESANSYFTSPAIAHLSAALGEPDASVGKAIFKSVPIVLKGLQNRLEQGYPPETLLELVHATDYTKALKQTLSQKPSEWHEPTTNLPYSLLGDAYGSTVNQMAEGAGLRPATYGTLMQVVAMAVLGALGKVVVKNNFSAAGLSDWLRAQKHAIDLALLKNAAETAQLPPPPPRPLAETERNLSRQPEANMQALSAPPLWPKSPYEAVSAHSPAPWLGQPLAGPGFATTGAPDATGLRWQWGALLLLAVCLGFIFGSGYFSRPLSGNGSKSEGQESASLVPGSQATATGNNPNASANNSGASPGRYDKDRDTYIYDIGRPIKLTLANGTTLKVGANSTENRLYTFLASPVEVDSVNRTKGWINFDRVNFETGKATLTPESAPQLDNIARIIKSFPNAVVKIGGYTDSTGSADLNYQLSDDRARAAMLALVRRGVSPDRLQAKGYGPKYFVMPNNTPIGRALNRQVSIRVVKK, via the coding sequence ATGAAAAATAATGTAGTCGAATCCGCAAACTCCTATTTTACCAGTCCCGCCATTGCGCATCTTAGTGCTGCATTAGGTGAACCCGATGCCAGCGTGGGCAAAGCCATTTTTAAATCGGTACCCATTGTGCTCAAAGGGCTCCAAAACCGGCTAGAACAAGGGTACCCGCCCGAAACGCTACTTGAACTGGTGCACGCCACGGACTACACCAAGGCCTTGAAGCAGACGCTGAGCCAGAAGCCTTCCGAATGGCACGAGCCCACCACCAACCTGCCGTATTCGCTACTGGGCGATGCGTATGGCAGCACGGTCAACCAGATGGCGGAGGGCGCCGGATTGCGGCCCGCTACTTACGGCACGCTTATGCAAGTTGTAGCCATGGCCGTGCTGGGAGCGTTGGGGAAAGTCGTTGTCAAGAATAACTTTTCGGCTGCCGGGCTTTCGGACTGGTTGCGGGCGCAAAAACATGCCATTGATTTGGCGCTGCTCAAGAATGCCGCCGAAACGGCGCAGCTGCCCCCGCCGCCCCCCCGCCCGCTTGCCGAAACCGAACGCAACTTATCGCGGCAGCCCGAAGCCAATATGCAGGCCCTGTCGGCGCCTCCCCTCTGGCCCAAATCACCTTATGAGGCGGTTTCCGCACACTCGCCCGCCCCCTGGCTCGGGCAGCCGCTTGCGGGCCCGGGCTTCGCAACTACCGGCGCTCCTGATGCTACCGGGCTGCGCTGGCAATGGGGCGCCTTGTTGCTACTGGCCGTTTGCTTGGGGTTCATTTTCGGAAGCGGCTATTTTTCGCGGCCCCTTTCCGGCAATGGCAGCAAGAGCGAGGGCCAGGAATCGGCTTCGTTGGTTCCCGGCAGCCAGGCTACGGCCACCGGCAACAACCCTAACGCTTCTGCTAACAACAGCGGGGCCTCGCCGGGCCGCTACGACAAGGACCGCGACACATACATCTACGACATCGGCCGCCCCATTAAGCTGACCCTGGCCAATGGAACGACCCTGAAGGTGGGCGCTAATTCCACCGAAAACCGCCTCTATACCTTTCTAGCGTCTCCGGTGGAGGTAGATTCGGTAAACCGGACCAAGGGCTGGATCAACTTCGACCGCGTCAACTTCGAGACCGGCAAGGCCACGCTGACCCCCGAGTCGGCACCGCAGCTGGACAACATTGCCCGCATCATCAAATCGTTTCCCAATGCCGTGGTCAAAATCGGCGGCTATACCGACAGCACGGGAAGCGCCGATTTGAACTACCAGCTCAGCGACGACCGCGCCCGTGCCGCCATGCTGGCCCTGGTCCGGCGGGGCGTGAGCCCCGACCGCCTGCAAGCCAAGGGCTATGGCCCCAAGTACTTTGTGATGCCCAACAATACGCCCATCGGCCGCGCCCTCAACCGGCAGGTCAGTATCCGGGTCGTGAAGAAGTAG
- a CDS encoding GDSL-type esterase/lipase family protein yields the protein MTFPKSFRVALLLCGAFLAPIVALAQQPTAAEAKKAADEAYTRQREYLLHNDWPNLQRYAAANRRLPAPQPGVPRVVLLGNSITENWPKADSAFFAGKPYGYIGRGISGQTSGQTVLRFRQDVIDLRPAVVVLLIGINDVAENNGPYNPQTTLGNIMSMVELAQAHGIRVVLSSVTPAADFSWRKGLNPAPKILALNQQIKAYAAKTGCVYLDYHSALADEQQGLKKAYGEDGVHPNLAGYRVMEPLLNQAVAAALKKK from the coding sequence ATGACGTTTCCGAAATCATTCAGAGTCGCACTCCTCCTCTGCGGAGCCTTCCTCGCCCCCATCGTGGCGCTGGCGCAGCAGCCCACCGCCGCCGAGGCCAAAAAAGCAGCCGACGAAGCCTACACCCGGCAGCGGGAATACCTGCTGCACAACGACTGGCCCAACCTGCAGCGCTACGCCGCGGCCAACCGACGGCTGCCCGCGCCGCAGCCCGGCGTGCCCCGGGTGGTGCTGCTCGGCAATTCCATCACCGAGAACTGGCCCAAGGCCGACTCGGCCTTTTTTGCCGGCAAGCCCTATGGCTACATTGGGCGCGGCATCAGCGGGCAGACGTCGGGGCAGACCGTGCTGCGCTTCCGGCAGGACGTCATTGACCTGCGCCCGGCCGTGGTGGTGCTGCTCATCGGCATCAACGACGTGGCCGAGAACAACGGCCCCTACAACCCGCAGACCACCCTCGGCAACATTATGTCGATGGTGGAGCTGGCCCAGGCCCACGGCATCCGGGTGGTGCTAAGCTCGGTGACGCCCGCGGCCGACTTCTCGTGGCGCAAAGGCCTGAACCCCGCCCCCAAAATCTTGGCCCTCAACCAGCAAATCAAAGCCTACGCGGCAAAGACTGGCTGCGTGTACCTCGACTACCACTCGGCCCTGGCCGATGAGCAGCAGGGCCTGAAAAAGGCCTACGGCGAAGATGGCGTGCACCCTAACCTGGCCGGCTACCGCGTGATGGAGCCGCTCTTGAACCAAGCCGTGGCTGCCGCTTTAAAAAAGAAGTAG
- a CDS encoding transketolase family protein: MTYEELIKQTALADDRLVVMTAENRALIRNLPAVLGPRFIDTGITEQTLIGAAAGLALRGRIPVVHALATFLTLRAFEFVRTDVGIAGLPVKLSGFVPGFLSDGNGPTHQAIEDVSLMRGIPGMTVFAPADEADMLAMLPAIWASPAPAYVRINTRPATYEHAPFEMGKAEIVAEGTDVTILTYGMLFEQTLVARELLQAQGKSVGLINLRSLKPIDEAALLNVARRGSLLVTVEDHFITGGLYSILAEVLLRNQLTARVLPLALEERWYRPGRLSAVLEHEGFTGQHIAHRIATALGENGSTISAGPAVLENQFAE, translated from the coding sequence ATGACCTACGAAGAGTTAATCAAGCAAACTGCCCTGGCCGATGACCGCCTGGTGGTGATGACGGCCGAAAACCGCGCCCTCATCCGCAACCTGCCCGCGGTGCTGGGCCCGCGCTTCATCGATACCGGCATCACGGAGCAAACGCTGATTGGGGCGGCGGCCGGGCTGGCGCTTCGCGGCCGTATTCCGGTGGTGCACGCGCTGGCCACCTTCCTCACGCTGCGGGCGTTCGAATTCGTGCGCACCGACGTGGGCATTGCCGGGCTGCCGGTGAAGCTGAGCGGCTTCGTGCCCGGCTTCCTATCCGATGGCAACGGCCCCACCCATCAGGCCATCGAAGACGTGAGCTTGATGCGTGGCATCCCGGGCATGACCGTTTTCGCGCCCGCCGACGAAGCCGACATGCTCGCCATGCTGCCCGCCATTTGGGCCTCGCCGGCGCCGGCGTACGTGCGCATCAACACCCGGCCCGCCACCTATGAGCACGCGCCCTTCGAGATGGGCAAAGCCGAAATCGTGGCCGAGGGCACCGACGTTACCATCCTCACCTACGGCATGCTGTTCGAGCAGACGCTGGTGGCCCGCGAGCTGCTGCAGGCCCAGGGCAAGTCGGTGGGCCTTATCAACCTGCGCAGCCTCAAGCCGATTGACGAAGCGGCCCTGCTCAACGTCGCGCGCCGCGGCTCCCTCCTCGTCACGGTGGAAGACCATTTTATTACGGGCGGCCTCTATTCCATTCTGGCCGAAGTGCTGCTGCGCAACCAGCTCACGGCGCGGGTGCTGCCGCTGGCCCTGGAGGAGCGATGGTACCGGCCCGGCCGCCTGAGCGCCGTGCTGGAGCACGAAGGCTTTACGGGCCAGCACATTGCCCATCGCATCGCCACGGCGCTGGGAGAAAATGGCTCAACTATTTCCGCCGGCCCGGCCGTGCTGGAAAATCAGTTTGCCGAATAA
- a CDS encoding response regulator translates to MIRVFLVDDHPIVRDGIRSLLEREPALEVVGTAGNGQELLDQLPNIPTDLVLIDINMPVMDGYATTLRLREEYPDVRILALSMLVEELYIGRMLEAGASGYLLKSTGKEEIIHAIRMVMDGKQFLCSEVGLAMLHKVLDWNASGAPPAAAQKSQLLSKREMEVLQLIAEGLTNAEIADQLFTSKRTVETHRQNILEKTQAKNTAALVKIALADGLIK, encoded by the coding sequence ATGATTCGCGTCTTTTTAGTTGATGACCACCCCATTGTTCGGGATGGCATCCGGTCGTTGCTGGAGCGCGAACCTGCCCTGGAGGTAGTAGGCACGGCCGGCAATGGCCAGGAGCTGCTCGACCAGCTCCCCAACATCCCCACCGACCTGGTGCTCATCGACATCAACATGCCCGTGATGGACGGCTACGCCACCACGCTGCGCCTGCGCGAGGAATACCCCGACGTGCGCATCCTCGCCCTGTCCATGCTGGTGGAGGAGCTCTACATTGGGCGCATGCTGGAGGCCGGCGCCAGCGGCTACCTGCTCAAGAGCACAGGCAAGGAAGAGATAATCCACGCCATTCGGATGGTGATGGACGGCAAGCAGTTCCTGTGCTCGGAAGTGGGGCTGGCCATGCTGCACAAGGTGCTGGACTGGAACGCCAGCGGCGCCCCGCCGGCCGCCGCCCAGAAATCCCAGCTGCTGTCGAAACGCGAAATGGAGGTGCTCCAGCTGATTGCCGAAGGCCTGACCAACGCCGAGATTGCCGACCAGCTCTTCACCAGCAAGCGCACCGTGGAAACCCACCGCCAAAACATTCTGGAAAAGACGCAAGCGAAGAATACGGCCGCGCTTGTGAAAATAGCCCTGGCCGATGGCTTGATTAAGTAA
- a CDS encoding glycoside hydrolase family 30 protein has product MPQKLLPLLVLSALSVGSAAAQKTSKPTPGAPYSAAGKKAKVYTTAANTTQRLAAGDALAFQPAGQPLETQVCVFVDPGHTFQTMLGIGGALTDASAETFAKLPKAQQQELLQAYYSPTAGIGYTLARTSIHSSDFSSGSYTYVTDQDAALKTFSVQHDEQFRIPFIKQALAAAGGKLTLYVSPWSPPGWMKTNGEMLHGGKLLPQYRQAWADYYVKFIQAYEQRGIPVWGLTVQNEPMATQTWESCIFTGEDERDFIKSYLGPTLQKGGLGNKKLIAWDHNRDLLYQRTSTVLDDPQAAKYVWGIGYHWYETWTGSGMLFDNVKRVHETYPDKNLLFTEGCLEKFELAKIDRWDLGEKYGQSMIGDFNAGTVGWTDWNVLLDETGGPNHVGNFCYAPIIADTKAGKLLYTNAYYYIGHFSKFIRPGAKRIVSSANRDVLQTTAFRNPDGSVAVVVINQTDKPLDFQLWLAGQGAKTTSAAHSIMTLVVN; this is encoded by the coding sequence ATGCCACAAAAACTCCTTCCTCTCCTGGTACTGTCGGCGCTGAGCGTGGGCAGCGCTGCGGCTCAAAAGACCAGCAAACCCACCCCTGGCGCGCCTTATTCGGCGGCCGGCAAAAAGGCCAAGGTCTACACCACGGCGGCCAATACCACCCAGCGCCTCGCGGCCGGCGACGCCCTCGCCTTTCAGCCCGCCGGGCAGCCCCTGGAAACCCAGGTGTGCGTATTTGTGGACCCCGGGCACACGTTTCAGACCATGCTCGGTATTGGCGGGGCGCTCACCGATGCCTCGGCCGAAACCTTCGCCAAACTGCCCAAGGCCCAGCAGCAGGAGTTGCTGCAGGCCTACTACAGCCCCACGGCCGGCATTGGCTACACGCTGGCGCGCACCAGCATCCACAGCTCGGACTTTTCGAGCGGGAGCTACACCTACGTGACCGACCAGGACGCGGCGCTGAAAACCTTTAGCGTGCAGCACGACGAGCAGTTTCGCATTCCGTTCATCAAGCAGGCCCTGGCGGCGGCCGGCGGAAAGCTCACCCTCTACGTGAGCCCCTGGAGCCCGCCGGGCTGGATGAAAACCAACGGCGAGATGCTGCACGGCGGCAAGCTGCTGCCCCAGTACCGCCAGGCCTGGGCCGACTACTACGTGAAGTTCATCCAGGCCTACGAGCAGCGGGGCATCCCGGTGTGGGGCCTCACGGTGCAGAACGAGCCCATGGCCACCCAAACCTGGGAGTCGTGCATTTTCACCGGCGAGGACGAGCGGGACTTTATCAAAAGCTACCTCGGCCCCACCCTGCAAAAGGGCGGCCTGGGCAACAAAAAGCTCATTGCCTGGGACCACAACCGCGACCTGCTCTACCAGCGCACCAGCACCGTGCTCGACGACCCGCAGGCCGCCAAGTACGTGTGGGGCATCGGCTACCACTGGTACGAAACCTGGACCGGCAGCGGCATGCTCTTCGACAACGTGAAGCGCGTGCACGAAACCTACCCCGACAAAAACCTGCTGTTCACCGAAGGCTGTCTCGAAAAGTTTGAGCTGGCCAAAATCGACCGCTGGGACCTGGGCGAGAAATACGGCCAGTCGATGATAGGCGACTTCAACGCCGGCACCGTGGGCTGGACCGACTGGAACGTGCTGCTCGACGAAACCGGCGGCCCCAACCACGTGGGCAACTTCTGCTACGCCCCCATCATCGCCGATACCAAAGCCGGCAAGCTCCTCTACACCAACGCCTACTACTACATCGGCCACTTTTCGAAGTTCATCCGGCCCGGCGCCAAGCGCATCGTGAGCTCCGCTAACCGCGACGTGCTGCAAACCACCGCCTTCCGCAACCCCGATGGCAGCGTAGCCGTGGTGGTAATAAATCAGACCGACAAGCCCCTGGATTTCCAGCTGTGGCTGGCGGGCCAAGGGGCCAAAACCACGTCGGCTGCGCACTCCATTATGACGCTGGTGGTAAATTGA